One Polypterus senegalus isolate Bchr_013 chromosome 10, ASM1683550v1, whole genome shotgun sequence DNA segment encodes these proteins:
- the LOC120538093 gene encoding transcobalamin-1-like yields the protein MGKPMTALTAQVLIDAAKTDKFNLSGTFSVDTGSVAVLALTCLKQFKTIQAFPTLQSRIESTIRKLIAKIQQHKQENGIIGNLYSTGLAAQALIVNQVNFNCNKTIKTILAQVSSGAFDNPMTASQIVPFLGGYTYLNVSSLKCTADQNNLPLPAPTHTSPPSSSSISVQFTVANPFRNSSNSIDVSVLDGSTLLTVMERAAQLDPQHFSFTTQSSVYGPFVTSIQGVAGSSTDHTYWQFLSGTTSLSQGIGDYKPKNGEHLVALFSTY from the exons ATGGGTAAACCCATGACTGCCCTCACCGCACAAGTCCTGATTGACGCAGCAAAAACCGACAAGTTCAACCTGAGCGGGACCTTCTCCGTGG ACACCGGCTCGGTTGCTGTCCTGGCTTTGACCTGTTTGAAGCAATTCAAGACCATCCAGGCCTTTCCTACTTTGCAATCCAGGATTGAATCCACCATAAGAAAGCTGATCGCAAAGATTCAACAGCATAAGCAGGAGAATGGAATCATCGGGAACTTGTACAGCACTGGTTTGGCAGCACAG gcactGATTGTGAATCAGGTGAATTTCAACTGCAACAAAACCATCAAGACTATCCTGGCCCAAGTTTCCTCTGGAGCTTTCGATAATCCGATGACCGCCTCCCAAATTGTTCCATTCCTCGGTGGCTACACCTATTTGAACGTGAGCAGCCTGAAATGTACAGCTGACCAGA ATAATCTGCCACTGCCAGCGCCCACCCACACCAGCCCACCATCATCCTCAAGCATTAGTGTCCAATTCACTGTGGCGAACCCTTTCCGTAATTCCAGCAATTCCATTGATGTGTCAGTACTGGATGGCTCCACTTTGCTGACGGTAATGGAGAGGGCAGCTCAGCTTGATCCACAACATTTCAG CTTCACTACTCAATCATCCGTGTATGGACCCTTTGTGACCAGCATTCAGGGCGTTGCAGGGAGTTCCACTGACCACACCTACTGGCAATTTCTCAGTGGAACAACTAGCTTGTCCCAAG GTATTGGAGACTACAAGCCCAAGAATGGAGAGCACCTTGTGGCCCTTTTTTCGACATATTAG